The stretch of DNA CACTCGGCGGTGTAGCGGCGGTACGCCTCGATCTTGCGGGTCTTGGTGGCGTGCTGGAGCAGGAACACCATCTCGGGGCTGAACAGGTGCAGCTCGCCCTCGCGGCGGTAGGAGTACTCGCCGCCGACCTCCAGCCGCCGGTGCACCCGCTCGGTCGGGTTTTCCGGGTAGGCGCGGCGGTGCCGCTGCGCGACCTCCTCGGCCAGCACGTCCAGTTCGGCGCCGCCGAGCAACGCGGCGGTTCCGGTGAAGTACTCGTCCACCAGCCGCTTCGACAAGCCGACGGTCTCGAAGATCTGCGCGGCGGTGTAGGCGCCGACGGTGGAGATGCCCATCTTGGACATCACCTTCAGCACGCCCTTGACCAGTGCTTGCACGTAGTTGCGGATCGCCACCCGCGGCCGGAGCCCGCTGATCTGGCCGCCGGAGATCATGTCCTCGATCGTCTCGAACGCCAGGTACGGGTTGACCGCGGCGGCGCCGTAACCCAGCAGCGCGGCGATGTGGTGCACCTCGCGGGCATCGCCGCTTTCCACCACCAGCGCCACCTGCAGCCGCTCCTTGGTGCGCACCAGGTGGTGGTGCACCGCGGAAACCAGCAGCAGCGACGGGATCGGCGCCATCCGGTGATCGGAGTCGCGGTCCGAAAGCACTAGTACCCGGGCGCCCACTCGAATCGCCTCGGAGGCGTCCTGGCGGACCCCTTCGATGGCCTCGGCCAGCGCCTCGCCCCCGCCGTCGACCTCGTAGAGCCCGGAGAGCACGGCAGAGCCGAACCCGGGCAGGTCGCCGTCGGAGTTGATGTGGATGAGCTTGGCCAGCTCGTCGTTGTCGATCACCGGGGTCGGCAGCACGACGTGCCTGCAGGAGGAAGCGGCCGGTTCCAGCAGGTTCTGCTCCGGGCCCATCACGCGCGCCACCGAAGTCACGATCTCCTCCCGGATCGCATCCAGCGGCGGGTTCGTGACCTGCGCGAAGTGCTGCACGAAGTAGTCGTAGAGCAGCCGCGAGCGCTGCGAGAACGCCGCGGACGGGGTGTCCGAGCCCATCGATCCCAGCGGTTCGGCGCCGCCGGAGGCCATCGGGGCCAGCAGCATCGCCAGCTCTTCCTCGGTGTAGCCGAACGCGAGCTGGCGGCGCACCACCGACTCGTGGCTGTGCACCACGTGCTCCCGGTCCGGCAGCTCGCCAAGGTTGATCTGGCCGGCGTGCAGCCACTCGCCGTAGGCGTGCCCGGCGGACAGTTCCGCCTTGACCTCGTCGTCATCGACGAGCCGGCCCTGCTCGGTGTCGATCAGGAACATCCGGCCCGGCTGCAACCGGCCCTTGGCCACGACGTCGGCCGGGTCGATGTCGAGCACGCCGGACTCGCTGGCCAGCACCACCCGGTCGTCGGCGGTGCGCCACCAGCGCGCCGGGCGCAGGCCGTTGCGGTCCAGCACCGCGCCGACCAGCGAACCGTCGGTGAAGGTGACGCAGGCCGGGCCGTCCCACGGCTCCATCAGGCCCGCGTGGAACCGGTAGAACGCCTTGCGCTTCGGGTCCATCTCGGCGTGGTTCTCCCACGCCTCCGGGATCATCATCAGCACCGAACGCGGCAGGCTCCGGCCGCCCAGGTGCAGCAGCTCCAGCACCTCGTCGAACGACGCCGAGTCCGAGCCGTCCTCGGCGCAGATCGGGTACAACCGGGACAGGTCGCCGGGGATCAGGTCGGATTCCAGCAGCGCCTCGCGGGAGCGCATCCGGTTGCGGTTGCCGCGAATCGTGTTGATCTCGCCGTTGTGCGCCATGTAGCGGAACGGGTGCGCCAGCGGCCACGACGGGAACGTGTTCGTGGAGAACCGGCTGTGCACCAGCGCGATGGCGGTGCGCAGCCGCTCGTCGACGAGGTCGGGGAAGAACAGCGGCAGCTGCTCGGTGGTCAGCATCCCCTTGTAGATCAAGGTGCGCGCCGACAGCGACGCGAAGTACAGCTCTCGCCCATCCCGCTCCGACTCCCGCTCGGCTCGTTTGCGCAGGCAGAACGCCCGGCGGTCCAGTTCCAGACCGGCCTCCCCGTCCGGGCCGGCGACCAGCAGCATCGCGAAGTGCGGCATGCATCCGCGCGCCGTCACGCCCACCTCGGCGCCGTCCGGGTCGGTCGGCACGTCCCGCCAGCCGAGCACGGTCAGGCCCTCCTCGGCGGCGATGCGTTCGGTCGACTCGACCGCCCGGCGGCGCTGCCCGGCGTCGGCGGGCAGGAACGCGATGCCCGCTGCGTAGCGGGACCGGCCGGCGGCAT from Saccharopolyspora sp. SCSIO 74807 encodes:
- the gltB gene encoding glutamate synthase large subunit, producing the protein MVFSAIPATQGLYDPAAEHDSCGVAMVADVQGRSSHGIVADALTALRNLDHRGAAGAEPTSGDGAGLLLQLPDELLRSEFDLPEPDAAGRSRYAAGIAFLPADAGQRRRAVESTERIAAEEGLTVLGWRDVPTDPDGAEVGVTARGCMPHFAMLLVAGPDGEAGLELDRRAFCLRKRAERESERDGRELYFASLSARTLIYKGMLTTEQLPLFFPDLVDERLRTAIALVHSRFSTNTFPSWPLAHPFRYMAHNGEINTIRGNRNRMRSREALLESDLIPGDLSRLYPICAEDGSDSASFDEVLELLHLGGRSLPRSVLMMIPEAWENHAEMDPKRKAFYRFHAGLMEPWDGPACVTFTDGSLVGAVLDRNGLRPARWWRTADDRVVLASESGVLDIDPADVVAKGRLQPGRMFLIDTEQGRLVDDDEVKAELSAGHAYGEWLHAGQINLGELPDREHVVHSHESVVRRQLAFGYTEEELAMLLAPMASGGAEPLGSMGSDTPSAAFSQRSRLLYDYFVQHFAQVTNPPLDAIREEIVTSVARVMGPEQNLLEPAASSCRHVVLPTPVIDNDELAKLIHINSDGDLPGFGSAVLSGLYEVDGGGEALAEAIEGVRQDASEAIRVGARVLVLSDRDSDHRMAPIPSLLLVSAVHHHLVRTKERLQVALVVESGDAREVHHIAALLGYGAAAVNPYLAFETIEDMISGGQISGLRPRVAIRNYVQALVKGVLKVMSKMGISTVGAYTAAQIFETVGLSKRLVDEYFTGTAALLGGAELDVLAEEVAQRHRRAYPENPTERVHRRLEVGGEYSYRREGELHLFSPEMVFLLQHATKTRKIEAYRRYTAECDRLAREGGTLRGLFELRSDREPISVDEVEPASEIMKRFATGGMSYGAISAEAHETLAIAMNRIGGRSNSGEGGEDADRLHDPERRSGIKQVASGRFGVTSEYLVNGTDIQIKMAQGAKPGEGGQLPAHKVYPWIAKTRHSTPGVGLISPPPHHDIYSIEDLAQLIHDLKNANEQARVHVKLVSSVGVGTVAAGVSKAHADVVLISGHDGGTGAAPLTSLKHAGTPWELGLAETQQTLLLNGLRDRIAVQVDGGMKTGRDVLIGALLGAEEYGFATAPLVVEGCVMMRVCHLDTCPVGVATQNPQLRKRYTGQVEHVVNFFEFVAEEVREYLAELGFRSLREAIGQVGVLRTEEAVQHWKTAGLDLSPVFAEPETPYSPVRHQTREQDHGLDHALDRTLIQLAEASLEDAHPVRLQLPVRNVNRTVGTLLGAEVTRRYGGEGLPDDTIHVQLEGSAGQSLGAFLPPGVTLEMVGDANDYVAKGLSGGRVVVRPHRDAAFAAADQVIAGNVVGYGATSGEVFLRGQVGERFAVRNSGADLVAEGAGDHAFEYMTGGRAVVLGTTGRNVAAGMSGGIGYVLDLDPVRANTAMVDLHRPSGEDLRWLHGIVRRHHELTGSAVAASLLGDWTRRSAAFTKIMPRDYARVLEAMRLARSEGRDIDEAIMEASRG